The following coding sequences lie in one Haematobia irritans isolate KBUSLIRL chromosome 3, ASM5000362v1, whole genome shotgun sequence genomic window:
- the LOC142228327 gene encoding uncharacterized protein LOC142228327 isoform X2, with amino-acid sequence MEVDDAIVMAEPPAALTAVAAVDNDKTVLGVEETGSERDTPTSSVVKPKRAKHKHDQEEPPGDKEKTESMVTATPIKLEVSGSEDEGNNDDVDGDDNGADGVTRAAIRRKLLSTPLEDDGMANDGLEEYEAASLKRKRYEVRRSGSEECLLGFDELSGEAELIKADEVQETTVEAEKPALVEVTSEVVKNSPRPNKKKTGKSPSQNAMRASSRSPKYQKAKSPAQESPSNKIAQKSPPKPHIVADAEEANGPQDIEMAPAVHTSTLVVSGKKPISPQDDFYKKPFEFGWKRELVWRANMEASKDKADVYFISPNGRKIRTRNDIMPLLEGDLTIDHFCFVREPLGASPDVEIVRSAKPSSRSSVTTATLAAAPSPPIVGKRVSKPKGPKGASPPPQGWTPSKALKVNNAALLSGTGGAGGAGRLSMSTQHHQPQHVATTPNSRKQDNTTAQISNSSKSSKLKKSSSSFPTSSAISPGNKAEGHSSYDVRRVAGKESCNITCAKAAGQLPQLQCTKCFCLFHHECVDIDKYTSDYRTTSSTHGREYICEACCPKPVQKALNPSTPPKSDGVGIPRASGSPVLPKPSKLPSAKRNRQENKHPQTIAVVKGKKYVMVAKPLTLPTEHANDIENDLKQINESIRKNRKQSNNNLEGGSYNAINSHNSQGASADHTNKLFATNFFANVSYAYDSLLCIMKYLKIHERPRAAAVCKLWNLAAKDTSLWRTVRMKNSKVSNWSGFAAALRRGETKHLDLRKMLQNNSRTEDPWNDFCENIGTVCSLESIYLCRCSARVVESLFQSNRNLRVINALAINDDSINLENIALLSSLEELRLRTCESGVLAGDLTPISALGKLTHLSLTSIKGLGEKSVEVLGELTTLKSLDLGECGDFDSTFAEAVLPKLINLQRLRLENGQVTNVCTLEILDAVARLVQLNQLELVNFDIKPGFDEKLSLCTNITKLLIIPTYISQSATTNQIVLSAVQQVSENLKVFTWCVTVELLRVTALYVDQCEESTKKEKHHFDECIPVLKPVPGAPAEDDEEETEIKTNNPDSSAGEEGNGDVPQIEILPLDKVETILAENLPHTKFTIVKVPYHLTSKQQLVD; translated from the exons ATGGAAGTCGACGACGCGATAGTCATGGCCGAGCCACCAGCGGCTTTGACAGCAGTAGCAGCTGTTGACAATGACAAAACTGTACTTGGTGTCGAGGAGACTGGTAGTGAGCGAGACACGCCGACAAGTTCTGTGGTCAAGCCGAAGCGTGCCAAACACAAGCACGACCAAGAAGAGCCACCGGGAGATAAAGAAAAGACTGAATCAATGGTTACGGCAACACCAATCAAGCTGGAAGTATCTGGGTCAGAAGACGAGGGAAACAATGACGATGTTGATGGCGATGATAATGGTGCAGATGGTGTTACTAGAGCTGCCATACGCCGCAAATTATTATCGACACCTTTGGAAGATGATGGAATGGCTAATGACGGTTTGGAAGAATACGAAGCTGCTTCTCTAAAAAGAAAACGGTATGAAGTGAGACGTTCAGGATCTGAAGAATGCCTTCTTGGTTTTGACGAACTAAGTGGCGAGGCAGAATTGATAAAGGCAGATGAGGTACAAGAAACAACAGTAGAGGCGGAAAAACCAGCTTTGGTAGAAGTGACTTCTGAAGTCGTAAAAAATTCGCCTCGACCCAACAAAAAG AAAACTGGCAAATCACCATCACAAAATGCAATGCGTGCTTCATCTAGGTCTCCTAAATACCAGAAAGCAAAATCCCCCGCTCAAGAGTCACCTTCCAACAAAATTGCACAAAAAAGTCCTCCCAAGCCCCACATTGTTGCCGATGCTGAGGAAGCAAATGGTCCTCAAGACATAGAGATGGCACCGGCAGTGCACACTTCTACTTTGGTGGTTTCAGGAAAGAAACCCATTTCTCCTCAAGATGATTTCTACAAGAAACcatttgaatttggatggaagcgAGAATTGGTTTGGAGGGCTAACATGGAAGCTAGCAAAGACAAAGCGGATGTTTATTTTATATCACCCAATGGCAGGAAAATAAGAACTCGTAACGATATAATGCCCCTTCTGGAGGGAGATCTGAcaattgaccatttttgttttgttcgtgAGCCCTTGGGAGCATCGCCCGATGTGGAAATTGTACGTAGTGCAAAACCTTCATCGCGATCTTCAGTTACAACTGCTACATTGGCGGCAGCGCCATCTCCACCCATAGTAGGTAAACGCGTTTCAAAGCCCAAGGGACCGAAAGGAGCCAGTCCCCCTCCTCAAGGCTGGACACCCAGCAAGGCTTTGAAAGTAAACAATGCCGCTTTACTTAGTGGCACAGGAGGAGCCGGCGGGGCCGGCAGATTATCAATGTCCACTCAGCATCATCAGCCACAGCATGTGGCCACAACTCCCAATAGCCGTAAACAGGACAATACGACTGCCCAAATAAGCAATTCTTCGAAGAGCAGTAAACTGAAAAA ATCGTCGTCATCTTTTCCCACCTCATCTGCAATATCACCAGGCAATAAAGCCGAAGGTCATTCCTCCTATGACGTTCGTCGGGTTGCCGGTAAAGAATCCTGCAATATTACTTGTGCTAAAGCAGCGGGTCAATTGCCGCAATTACAATGTACCAAGTGTTTTTGCCTCTTTCACCACGAATGCGTGGACATTGATAAGTATACCAGTGACTATAGGACCACATCCAGTACACATGGCCGGGAATACATTTGTGAG GCTTGCTGTCCAAAACCTGTACAAAAAGCTCTCAACCCCTCAACACCACCAAAGTCTGATGGCGTAGGCATTCCACGTGCTTCTGGATCGCCGGTGTTGCCGAAACCCTCGAAATTACCATCGGCAAAAAGGAATCGTCAGGAAAATAAACATCCACAGACAATAGCGGTGGTCAAGGGCAAAAAGTACGTTATGGTAGCCAAGCCTTTGACCCTGCCCACCGA ACATGCCAACGATATTGAAAATGATCTAAAACAGATAAATGAAAGCATCCGTAAGAATCGTAAACAGTCTAATAATAATTTGGAAGGGGGTTCATATAACGCCATTAACTCTCACAACTCTCAAGGGGCCTCTGCGGATCATACCAATAAATTGTTCGCCACTAATTTCTTTGCCAATGTCTCATATGCCTACGATTCATTGCTGTGcataatgaaatatttaaaaatacat GAACGTCCTCGTGCCGCTGCCGTTTGTAAACTTTGGAATTTGGCAGCCAAGGATACATCACTTTGGAGGACGGTACGAATGAAAAATTCCAAAGTTTCTAATTGGTCGGGATTTGCAGCTGCTCTAAGGAGAGGGGAAACCAAACATTTGGATTTacgtaaaatgttacaaaataacAGTCGCACCGAGGATCCCTGGAATGATTTCTGTGAAAACATTGGAACTGTCTGTTCGCTCGAGAGTATTTACCTTTGTCGTTGCTCGGCCCGTGTGGTGGAGAGTTTATTTCAGAGTAATCGTAACCTTCGTGTTATAAATGCTTTGGCCATTAACGATGATTCTattaatctcgaaaatattgctcTATTATCCTCATTGGAAGAGCTGCGTTTGCGTACATGTGAATCGGGTGTTTTGGCCGGTGATTTGACTCCCATCTCTGCTCTTGGTAAACTGACACACCTGTCCTTAACGTCTATCAAAGGATTGGGAGAAAAAAGTGTTGAAGTTTTGGGTGAACTCACCACACTGAAATCCTTGGACCTGGGAGAATGTGGCGATTTCGATTCCACCTTTGCCGAAGCAGTTTTACCCAAACTAATCAATCTGCAGCGATTACGTTTAGAAAATGGTCAGGTAACCAATGTGTGTACATTGGAAATTCTAGATGCTGTGGCCCGTCTAGTGCAATTAAATCAATTGGAATTGGTTAACTTCGATATAAAACCAGGCTTTGATGAAAAACTCAGTTTATGTACGAACATAACAAAACTGTTAATCATACCAACCTATATCTCCCAGTCGGCCACTACCAATCAAATTGTTCTAAGTGCCGTCCAGCAAGTTTCTGAAAATCTTAAGGTATTCACCTGGTGTGTGACCGTGGAACTCTTGCGTGTAACGGCTTTGTATGTGGACCAATGTGAAGAATCcacgaaaaaagaaaaacatcatttTGATGAATGTATACCAGTGTTGAAACCTGTACCCGGAGCCCCTGCCGAGGATGACGAGGAAGAAACTGAAATCAAAACCAATAATCCCGATTCATCGGCCGGAGAGGAGGGCAACGGTGatgtgccacaaattgaaattttacccTTGGACAAAGTTGAAACAATTTTAGCGGAAAATTTGCCTCACACCAAGTTCACCATAGTAAAAGTGCCCTATCACTTAACAAGTAAACAGCAATTAGTAGATTAA
- the LOC142228327 gene encoding uncharacterized protein LOC142228327 isoform X3 gives MEVDDAIVMAEPPAALTAVAAVDNDKTVLGVEETGSERDTPTSSVVKPKRAKHKHDQEEPPGDKEKTESMVTATPIKLEVSGSEDEGNNDDVDGDDNGADGVTRAAIRRKLLSTPLEDDGMANDGLEEYEAASLKRKRYEVRRSGSEECLLGFDELSGEAELIKADEVQETTVEAEKPALVEVTSEVVKNSPRPNKKSPPQKTGKSPSQNAMRASSRSPKYQKAKSPAQESPSNKIAQKSPPKPHIVADAEEANGPQDIEMAPAVHTSTLVVSGKKPISPQDDFYKKPFEFGWKRELVWRANMEASKDKADVYFISPNGRKIRTRNDIMPLLEGDLTIDHFCFVREPLGASPDVEIVRSAKPSSRSSVTTATLAAAPSPPIVGKRVSKPKGPKGASPPPQGWTPSKALKVNNAALLSGTGGAGGAGRLSMSTQHHQPQHVATTPNSRKQDNTTAQISNSSKSSKLKKHANDIENDLKQINESIRKNRKQSNNNLEGGSYNAINSHNSQGASADHTNKLFATNFFANVSYAYDSLLCIMKYLKIHERPRAAAVCKLWNLAAKDTSLWRTVRMKNSKVSNWSGFAAALRRGETKHLDLRKMLQNNSRTEDPWNDFCENIGTVCSLESIYLCRCSARVVESLFQSNRNLRVINALAINDDSINLENIALLSSLEELRLRTCESGVLAGDLTPISALGKLTHLSLTSIKGLGEKSVEVLGELTTLKSLDLGECGDFDSTFAEAVLPKLINLQRLRLENGQVTNVCTLEILDAVARLVQLNQLELVNFDIKPGFDEKLSLCTNITKLLIIPTYISQSATTNQIVLSAVQQVSENLKVFTWCVTVELLRVTALYVDQCEESTKKEKHHFDECIPVLKPVPGAPAEDDEEETEIKTNNPDSSAGEEGNGDVPQIEILPLDKVETILAENLPHTKFTIVKVPYHLTSKQQLVD, from the exons ATGGAAGTCGACGACGCGATAGTCATGGCCGAGCCACCAGCGGCTTTGACAGCAGTAGCAGCTGTTGACAATGACAAAACTGTACTTGGTGTCGAGGAGACTGGTAGTGAGCGAGACACGCCGACAAGTTCTGTGGTCAAGCCGAAGCGTGCCAAACACAAGCACGACCAAGAAGAGCCACCGGGAGATAAAGAAAAGACTGAATCAATGGTTACGGCAACACCAATCAAGCTGGAAGTATCTGGGTCAGAAGACGAGGGAAACAATGACGATGTTGATGGCGATGATAATGGTGCAGATGGTGTTACTAGAGCTGCCATACGCCGCAAATTATTATCGACACCTTTGGAAGATGATGGAATGGCTAATGACGGTTTGGAAGAATACGAAGCTGCTTCTCTAAAAAGAAAACGGTATGAAGTGAGACGTTCAGGATCTGAAGAATGCCTTCTTGGTTTTGACGAACTAAGTGGCGAGGCAGAATTGATAAAGGCAGATGAGGTACAAGAAACAACAGTAGAGGCGGAAAAACCAGCTTTGGTAGAAGTGACTTCTGAAGTCGTAAAAAATTCGCCTCGACCCAACAAAAAG TCTCCCCCACAGAAAACTGGCAAATCACCATCACAAAATGCAATGCGTGCTTCATCTAGGTCTCCTAAATACCAGAAAGCAAAATCCCCCGCTCAAGAGTCACCTTCCAACAAAATTGCACAAAAAAGTCCTCCCAAGCCCCACATTGTTGCCGATGCTGAGGAAGCAAATGGTCCTCAAGACATAGAGATGGCACCGGCAGTGCACACTTCTACTTTGGTGGTTTCAGGAAAGAAACCCATTTCTCCTCAAGATGATTTCTACAAGAAACcatttgaatttggatggaagcgAGAATTGGTTTGGAGGGCTAACATGGAAGCTAGCAAAGACAAAGCGGATGTTTATTTTATATCACCCAATGGCAGGAAAATAAGAACTCGTAACGATATAATGCCCCTTCTGGAGGGAGATCTGAcaattgaccatttttgttttgttcgtgAGCCCTTGGGAGCATCGCCCGATGTGGAAATTGTACGTAGTGCAAAACCTTCATCGCGATCTTCAGTTACAACTGCTACATTGGCGGCAGCGCCATCTCCACCCATAGTAGGTAAACGCGTTTCAAAGCCCAAGGGACCGAAAGGAGCCAGTCCCCCTCCTCAAGGCTGGACACCCAGCAAGGCTTTGAAAGTAAACAATGCCGCTTTACTTAGTGGCACAGGAGGAGCCGGCGGGGCCGGCAGATTATCAATGTCCACTCAGCATCATCAGCCACAGCATGTGGCCACAACTCCCAATAGCCGTAAACAGGACAATACGACTGCCCAAATAAGCAATTCTTCGAAGAGCAGTAAACTGAAAAA ACATGCCAACGATATTGAAAATGATCTAAAACAGATAAATGAAAGCATCCGTAAGAATCGTAAACAGTCTAATAATAATTTGGAAGGGGGTTCATATAACGCCATTAACTCTCACAACTCTCAAGGGGCCTCTGCGGATCATACCAATAAATTGTTCGCCACTAATTTCTTTGCCAATGTCTCATATGCCTACGATTCATTGCTGTGcataatgaaatatttaaaaatacat GAACGTCCTCGTGCCGCTGCCGTTTGTAAACTTTGGAATTTGGCAGCCAAGGATACATCACTTTGGAGGACGGTACGAATGAAAAATTCCAAAGTTTCTAATTGGTCGGGATTTGCAGCTGCTCTAAGGAGAGGGGAAACCAAACATTTGGATTTacgtaaaatgttacaaaataacAGTCGCACCGAGGATCCCTGGAATGATTTCTGTGAAAACATTGGAACTGTCTGTTCGCTCGAGAGTATTTACCTTTGTCGTTGCTCGGCCCGTGTGGTGGAGAGTTTATTTCAGAGTAATCGTAACCTTCGTGTTATAAATGCTTTGGCCATTAACGATGATTCTattaatctcgaaaatattgctcTATTATCCTCATTGGAAGAGCTGCGTTTGCGTACATGTGAATCGGGTGTTTTGGCCGGTGATTTGACTCCCATCTCTGCTCTTGGTAAACTGACACACCTGTCCTTAACGTCTATCAAAGGATTGGGAGAAAAAAGTGTTGAAGTTTTGGGTGAACTCACCACACTGAAATCCTTGGACCTGGGAGAATGTGGCGATTTCGATTCCACCTTTGCCGAAGCAGTTTTACCCAAACTAATCAATCTGCAGCGATTACGTTTAGAAAATGGTCAGGTAACCAATGTGTGTACATTGGAAATTCTAGATGCTGTGGCCCGTCTAGTGCAATTAAATCAATTGGAATTGGTTAACTTCGATATAAAACCAGGCTTTGATGAAAAACTCAGTTTATGTACGAACATAACAAAACTGTTAATCATACCAACCTATATCTCCCAGTCGGCCACTACCAATCAAATTGTTCTAAGTGCCGTCCAGCAAGTTTCTGAAAATCTTAAGGTATTCACCTGGTGTGTGACCGTGGAACTCTTGCGTGTAACGGCTTTGTATGTGGACCAATGTGAAGAATCcacgaaaaaagaaaaacatcatttTGATGAATGTATACCAGTGTTGAAACCTGTACCCGGAGCCCCTGCCGAGGATGACGAGGAAGAAACTGAAATCAAAACCAATAATCCCGATTCATCGGCCGGAGAGGAGGGCAACGGTGatgtgccacaaattgaaattttacccTTGGACAAAGTTGAAACAATTTTAGCGGAAAATTTGCCTCACACCAAGTTCACCATAGTAAAAGTGCCCTATCACTTAACAAGTAAACAGCAATTAGTAGATTAA
- the LOC142228327 gene encoding uncharacterized protein LOC142228327 isoform X1: protein MEVDDAIVMAEPPAALTAVAAVDNDKTVLGVEETGSERDTPTSSVVKPKRAKHKHDQEEPPGDKEKTESMVTATPIKLEVSGSEDEGNNDDVDGDDNGADGVTRAAIRRKLLSTPLEDDGMANDGLEEYEAASLKRKRYEVRRSGSEECLLGFDELSGEAELIKADEVQETTVEAEKPALVEVTSEVVKNSPRPNKKSPPQKTGKSPSQNAMRASSRSPKYQKAKSPAQESPSNKIAQKSPPKPHIVADAEEANGPQDIEMAPAVHTSTLVVSGKKPISPQDDFYKKPFEFGWKRELVWRANMEASKDKADVYFISPNGRKIRTRNDIMPLLEGDLTIDHFCFVREPLGASPDVEIVRSAKPSSRSSVTTATLAAAPSPPIVGKRVSKPKGPKGASPPPQGWTPSKALKVNNAALLSGTGGAGGAGRLSMSTQHHQPQHVATTPNSRKQDNTTAQISNSSKSSKLKKSSSSFPTSSAISPGNKAEGHSSYDVRRVAGKESCNITCAKAAGQLPQLQCTKCFCLFHHECVDIDKYTSDYRTTSSTHGREYICEACCPKPVQKALNPSTPPKSDGVGIPRASGSPVLPKPSKLPSAKRNRQENKHPQTIAVVKGKKYVMVAKPLTLPTEHANDIENDLKQINESIRKNRKQSNNNLEGGSYNAINSHNSQGASADHTNKLFATNFFANVSYAYDSLLCIMKYLKIHERPRAAAVCKLWNLAAKDTSLWRTVRMKNSKVSNWSGFAAALRRGETKHLDLRKMLQNNSRTEDPWNDFCENIGTVCSLESIYLCRCSARVVESLFQSNRNLRVINALAINDDSINLENIALLSSLEELRLRTCESGVLAGDLTPISALGKLTHLSLTSIKGLGEKSVEVLGELTTLKSLDLGECGDFDSTFAEAVLPKLINLQRLRLENGQVTNVCTLEILDAVARLVQLNQLELVNFDIKPGFDEKLSLCTNITKLLIIPTYISQSATTNQIVLSAVQQVSENLKVFTWCVTVELLRVTALYVDQCEESTKKEKHHFDECIPVLKPVPGAPAEDDEEETEIKTNNPDSSAGEEGNGDVPQIEILPLDKVETILAENLPHTKFTIVKVPYHLTSKQQLVD from the exons ATGGAAGTCGACGACGCGATAGTCATGGCCGAGCCACCAGCGGCTTTGACAGCAGTAGCAGCTGTTGACAATGACAAAACTGTACTTGGTGTCGAGGAGACTGGTAGTGAGCGAGACACGCCGACAAGTTCTGTGGTCAAGCCGAAGCGTGCCAAACACAAGCACGACCAAGAAGAGCCACCGGGAGATAAAGAAAAGACTGAATCAATGGTTACGGCAACACCAATCAAGCTGGAAGTATCTGGGTCAGAAGACGAGGGAAACAATGACGATGTTGATGGCGATGATAATGGTGCAGATGGTGTTACTAGAGCTGCCATACGCCGCAAATTATTATCGACACCTTTGGAAGATGATGGAATGGCTAATGACGGTTTGGAAGAATACGAAGCTGCTTCTCTAAAAAGAAAACGGTATGAAGTGAGACGTTCAGGATCTGAAGAATGCCTTCTTGGTTTTGACGAACTAAGTGGCGAGGCAGAATTGATAAAGGCAGATGAGGTACAAGAAACAACAGTAGAGGCGGAAAAACCAGCTTTGGTAGAAGTGACTTCTGAAGTCGTAAAAAATTCGCCTCGACCCAACAAAAAG TCTCCCCCACAGAAAACTGGCAAATCACCATCACAAAATGCAATGCGTGCTTCATCTAGGTCTCCTAAATACCAGAAAGCAAAATCCCCCGCTCAAGAGTCACCTTCCAACAAAATTGCACAAAAAAGTCCTCCCAAGCCCCACATTGTTGCCGATGCTGAGGAAGCAAATGGTCCTCAAGACATAGAGATGGCACCGGCAGTGCACACTTCTACTTTGGTGGTTTCAGGAAAGAAACCCATTTCTCCTCAAGATGATTTCTACAAGAAACcatttgaatttggatggaagcgAGAATTGGTTTGGAGGGCTAACATGGAAGCTAGCAAAGACAAAGCGGATGTTTATTTTATATCACCCAATGGCAGGAAAATAAGAACTCGTAACGATATAATGCCCCTTCTGGAGGGAGATCTGAcaattgaccatttttgttttgttcgtgAGCCCTTGGGAGCATCGCCCGATGTGGAAATTGTACGTAGTGCAAAACCTTCATCGCGATCTTCAGTTACAACTGCTACATTGGCGGCAGCGCCATCTCCACCCATAGTAGGTAAACGCGTTTCAAAGCCCAAGGGACCGAAAGGAGCCAGTCCCCCTCCTCAAGGCTGGACACCCAGCAAGGCTTTGAAAGTAAACAATGCCGCTTTACTTAGTGGCACAGGAGGAGCCGGCGGGGCCGGCAGATTATCAATGTCCACTCAGCATCATCAGCCACAGCATGTGGCCACAACTCCCAATAGCCGTAAACAGGACAATACGACTGCCCAAATAAGCAATTCTTCGAAGAGCAGTAAACTGAAAAA ATCGTCGTCATCTTTTCCCACCTCATCTGCAATATCACCAGGCAATAAAGCCGAAGGTCATTCCTCCTATGACGTTCGTCGGGTTGCCGGTAAAGAATCCTGCAATATTACTTGTGCTAAAGCAGCGGGTCAATTGCCGCAATTACAATGTACCAAGTGTTTTTGCCTCTTTCACCACGAATGCGTGGACATTGATAAGTATACCAGTGACTATAGGACCACATCCAGTACACATGGCCGGGAATACATTTGTGAG GCTTGCTGTCCAAAACCTGTACAAAAAGCTCTCAACCCCTCAACACCACCAAAGTCTGATGGCGTAGGCATTCCACGTGCTTCTGGATCGCCGGTGTTGCCGAAACCCTCGAAATTACCATCGGCAAAAAGGAATCGTCAGGAAAATAAACATCCACAGACAATAGCGGTGGTCAAGGGCAAAAAGTACGTTATGGTAGCCAAGCCTTTGACCCTGCCCACCGA ACATGCCAACGATATTGAAAATGATCTAAAACAGATAAATGAAAGCATCCGTAAGAATCGTAAACAGTCTAATAATAATTTGGAAGGGGGTTCATATAACGCCATTAACTCTCACAACTCTCAAGGGGCCTCTGCGGATCATACCAATAAATTGTTCGCCACTAATTTCTTTGCCAATGTCTCATATGCCTACGATTCATTGCTGTGcataatgaaatatttaaaaatacat GAACGTCCTCGTGCCGCTGCCGTTTGTAAACTTTGGAATTTGGCAGCCAAGGATACATCACTTTGGAGGACGGTACGAATGAAAAATTCCAAAGTTTCTAATTGGTCGGGATTTGCAGCTGCTCTAAGGAGAGGGGAAACCAAACATTTGGATTTacgtaaaatgttacaaaataacAGTCGCACCGAGGATCCCTGGAATGATTTCTGTGAAAACATTGGAACTGTCTGTTCGCTCGAGAGTATTTACCTTTGTCGTTGCTCGGCCCGTGTGGTGGAGAGTTTATTTCAGAGTAATCGTAACCTTCGTGTTATAAATGCTTTGGCCATTAACGATGATTCTattaatctcgaaaatattgctcTATTATCCTCATTGGAAGAGCTGCGTTTGCGTACATGTGAATCGGGTGTTTTGGCCGGTGATTTGACTCCCATCTCTGCTCTTGGTAAACTGACACACCTGTCCTTAACGTCTATCAAAGGATTGGGAGAAAAAAGTGTTGAAGTTTTGGGTGAACTCACCACACTGAAATCCTTGGACCTGGGAGAATGTGGCGATTTCGATTCCACCTTTGCCGAAGCAGTTTTACCCAAACTAATCAATCTGCAGCGATTACGTTTAGAAAATGGTCAGGTAACCAATGTGTGTACATTGGAAATTCTAGATGCTGTGGCCCGTCTAGTGCAATTAAATCAATTGGAATTGGTTAACTTCGATATAAAACCAGGCTTTGATGAAAAACTCAGTTTATGTACGAACATAACAAAACTGTTAATCATACCAACCTATATCTCCCAGTCGGCCACTACCAATCAAATTGTTCTAAGTGCCGTCCAGCAAGTTTCTGAAAATCTTAAGGTATTCACCTGGTGTGTGACCGTGGAACTCTTGCGTGTAACGGCTTTGTATGTGGACCAATGTGAAGAATCcacgaaaaaagaaaaacatcatttTGATGAATGTATACCAGTGTTGAAACCTGTACCCGGAGCCCCTGCCGAGGATGACGAGGAAGAAACTGAAATCAAAACCAATAATCCCGATTCATCGGCCGGAGAGGAGGGCAACGGTGatgtgccacaaattgaaattttacccTTGGACAAAGTTGAAACAATTTTAGCGGAAAATTTGCCTCACACCAAGTTCACCATAGTAAAAGTGCCCTATCACTTAACAAGTAAACAGCAATTAGTAGATTAA